In Candidatus Kaistella beijingensis, a genomic segment contains:
- a CDS encoding SRPBCC family protein — MNSPITFTKDEEQLSLYIMKVYPTDVSVIWENYTKVELLEKWWAPKPWKCETQKMDFREGGSWNYAMVSPENEKHFAGLNYQEINPHRSIAVSDFFTDENGNINTDLPKLNWLIGFTGIEQGTKLTFNIYFNSLDDMKQILEMGFEEGFKMQLNQLEEIVRGN, encoded by the coding sequence ATGAATTCACCAATCACCTTTACCAAAGACGAAGAACAGCTTTCTTTGTACATCATGAAAGTTTACCCAACCGATGTGTCGGTAATTTGGGAAAATTACACCAAAGTAGAATTACTCGAAAAATGGTGGGCTCCAAAACCATGGAAATGCGAAACCCAAAAAATGGATTTTAGAGAAGGCGGAAGCTGGAACTACGCCATGGTAAGTCCCGAAAACGAAAAACATTTTGCGGGATTGAATTATCAGGAAATCAATCCTCACCGAAGCATTGCCGTTTCAGATTTTTTCACCGATGAGAACGGAAATATCAATACCGACTTGCCAAAACTGAATTGGTTGATTGGTTTTACCGGAATCGAACAGGGAACAAAACTGACCTTCAATATTTATTTCAATTCGTTGGACGATATGAAACAGATTTTAGAAATGGGTTTTGAAGAAGGCTTTAAAATGCAGCTCAATCAGTTGGAAGAGATTGTAAGAGGAAATTAG
- a CDS encoding c-type cytochrome, with protein MISWRKHYKRGLIAIGLLLSTSASIYAQGDAKNGEKLFKANCTACHALDKQLVGPALGGVVDRLKKEQNLDTDWLHKWIKDNEALRKSGDKYANEVFEKFNKTAMTPFPSLSDQDITDILEYTTNPPAPEPAADAATATDANSVQAIEAAKKESMNSKIILISLAAIGGLLLWLLLKLRQLVKLQQTDELAGLNATRAYSFADLYKKYHYVGKGILVLLGIFAAYGIWNWLMWIGVYKGYKPEQPIYFSHKIHAGENKIDCQLCHSSAKYGKVSEIPSMNVCMNCHRNISEYKGKYMEPGKDKAFYDGEIQKIYAATGWDPATQQYTGKTKPVEWVRIHNMPDFVYFNHAQHVVAGEQAIINSYNKKNPEAKIDVVCKACHGQVDTMNVVQMANDFTMGWCIECHRTTEVDMNNGYNKEYFKNLHEKLKKQYPKSEGKITVDAIGGLECGKCHY; from the coding sequence ATGATTAGTTGGAGAAAGCATTACAAAAGGGGTCTGATTGCAATAGGACTGTTGTTATCGACCAGTGCTTCTATTTACGCTCAAGGAGATGCCAAAAACGGTGAAAAGCTTTTCAAAGCGAACTGTACGGCGTGTCACGCATTAGACAAACAACTTGTGGGACCTGCTTTAGGCGGCGTAGTAGACAGACTCAAAAAAGAGCAGAATCTGGATACAGACTGGCTGCACAAGTGGATCAAAGACAACGAAGCGCTCCGTAAATCTGGAGATAAATATGCAAACGAAGTTTTTGAAAAGTTCAACAAAACGGCGATGACTCCGTTTCCTAGTCTTTCCGACCAGGATATTACCGATATTTTAGAGTACACTACTAATCCACCTGCACCAGAACCAGCTGCAGATGCTGCAACTGCTACTGACGCAAATTCAGTTCAGGCAATTGAAGCGGCTAAAAAAGAGTCGATGAATTCTAAAATCATCCTGATTTCTTTGGCTGCGATTGGCGGACTTCTTCTTTGGTTGCTTCTTAAATTAAGACAGCTCGTAAAACTTCAGCAAACGGATGAATTAGCGGGTCTTAATGCTACAAGAGCTTATTCATTCGCAGATCTTTACAAAAAATACCATTATGTAGGAAAGGGAATCCTCGTTCTTCTTGGAATCTTTGCTGCATACGGAATTTGGAACTGGTTGATGTGGATTGGTGTTTACAAAGGCTACAAACCTGAACAACCTATTTATTTCTCTCATAAAATTCACGCAGGTGAGAATAAAATCGATTGTCAACTTTGTCACTCATCAGCAAAATATGGTAAGGTTTCTGAAATTCCTTCCATGAATGTTTGTATGAACTGCCACCGAAATATTTCCGAGTACAAAGGAAAATACATGGAGCCAGGAAAAGACAAGGCTTTCTACGACGGTGAAATTCAAAAAATATACGCTGCAACAGGTTGGGATCCAGCTACACAGCAATATACTGGAAAAACCAAACCAGTGGAATGGGTAAGAATTCACAATATGCCTGATTTCGTGTACTTTAATCACGCTCAACACGTTGTTGCAGGTGAACAGGCGATTATCAATTCATACAACAAAAAAAATCCTGAGGCTAAAATCGATGTGGTTTGTAAAGCTTGTCACGGACAAGTGGACACCATGAACGTGGTGCAAATGGCAAACGACTTCACAATGGGATGGTGTATCGAATGTCACAGAACAACAGAAGTTGATATGAACAACGGTTATAATAAAGAGTACTTCAAAAATCTACACGAGAAACTGAAAAAACAGTATCCAAAATCTGAAGGTAAGATTACAGTAGATGCAATTGGAGGTCTTGAGTGTGGTAAATGTCATTATTAA
- a CDS encoding SPOR domain-containing protein, translating into MKYILKIIAVLSLFSINQIDAQQVVKNDTIAGTPLSISMDKRIDDLIGNIEDKCATKTSNTGSGKTWNDDSDSTPRTTTPKIVVPERELSQAEICRRNPRIMGYKIQLAVVKSNEEAREVGMYFRRRFPNMKVEIDASLRPNYKVMAGSYLTKQSAAGDLSKIRQYFKSALAIQYRVFCVEAK; encoded by the coding sequence ATGAAATATATTCTTAAAATAATTGCAGTTCTATCCTTATTCTCCATTAATCAAATTGACGCACAGCAAGTTGTAAAAAACGACACGATTGCGGGAACGCCTCTTTCCATTTCTATGGATAAAAGAATTGACGATTTGATAGGCAATATTGAAGATAAATGCGCCACTAAAACCAGCAATACAGGTTCAGGAAAAACTTGGAATGACGATTCGGATTCTACACCTAGAACAACTACACCTAAAATTGTTGTTCCAGAAAGAGAACTTTCCCAAGCTGAAATTTGCCGTAGAAACCCAAGAATTATGGGCTACAAAATTCAGTTAGCGGTGGTAAAAAGCAATGAGGAAGCTAGAGAAGTTGGGATGTATTTCAGAAGAAGATTCCCAAACATGAAAGTGGAAATAGACGCTTCTTTAAGACCAAATTATAAAGTAATGGCTGGAAGTTACCTTACCAAACAAAGTGCGGCAGGAGATTTGTCAAAAATCAGACAGTACTTCAAATCCGCTTTGGCAATTCAATACCGAGTTTTCTGCGTGGAAGCAAAATAA
- a CDS encoding TAT-variant-translocated molybdopterin oxidoreductase, which yields MASNKIQFRSIHELEDPTLTGRLAQKEFLQEIPVDEQTGELKPNESESTGTSRRDFLKLLGFSTAAVTLAACEAPVIKTIPYVVKPHEIIPGVPNYYASTYFDGYDFASVLVKTREGRPIKIEPNPMANGLGKTNARAQASVLSLYDNDKVKQPKLNGKDETFDKVDDFVLKGLTDAQAGGKRIVLLSHSFASPTFKKLFADFKAKYPTAELVTYDAVPYSAALDAAQEVFGQRALPVYDLSKTQLVVSFQADFLGEFNGGTLETSYAAARKPGPDMLRHIQIESNLSLTGANADTRIKLKPSAVNKVLVEVYNGLNGGATSKEAAEIVKELQAKGSNAVVFADGSKGAHVLAHLINQKLGSTAFTGKANFLKEFDGARYQEFLSWMNAGQVGVLISNNVNPIYSNNKGEDFKKLLAKVPTIVAIADKKNEMYKAAKAVIPVANWLESWGDMAPQTGVYTLMQPTIQKIYKSRQIEDSLLVWMNGKGNPANNYYDYLKANAATLIGETTFNKALYNGVLEGGNTATLSYTGGNAAQAATELGNLKASELELVLYTKTSMGDGTQANNPWLQELPDPITRMTWDNYLTMSPKDAKQLGIKNNLNARMQLDGSKVNLTVNGVTIKDVPVFVQPGQAEGSLGLALGYGKKDSGKVAETGVNAFPLFDGSNTVLSNVKIEKTGDDHEFAGIQLQNTLMGRYEIAREVPLDDFLHVKFDDEKLGWNKPLEYHTIGGALPAGKIDLWDAFDDTDGPHFNLSVDLNSCTGCGACVIACQAENNVPVVGKEEVRMSRDMYWLRIDRYYTTIMPENLDKNKDGKLSQAEAVDGGLDVPGMYGHFLDKDSGILNHPADNPDVIFQPVMCQHCNHAPCETVCPVAATSHGKQGQNQMAYNRCIGTRYCANNCPYKVRRFNWFTYNLNDKFDFNQNNDLGRMVLNPDVVVRTRGVMEKCSMCIQMTQNVILEAKKDGRTVKDGEFSTACVNACATGAMTFGDINDKSSKVRELYGSNRRYTLLEEIGTKPNVFYHTKVRNRKEQNV from the coding sequence ATGGCTTCAAATAAAATACAATTCAGAAGTATTCACGAATTAGAAGACCCAACTTTGACAGGAAGGTTGGCTCAAAAGGAGTTCCTTCAGGAAATTCCCGTGGATGAACAAACAGGTGAATTAAAACCTAATGAGTCGGAATCCACAGGAACTTCAAGAAGAGATTTCCTTAAACTTTTAGGATTTTCTACCGCTGCAGTTACTTTGGCTGCGTGTGAAGCGCCGGTGATCAAAACAATTCCGTATGTGGTAAAACCGCACGAAATTATTCCAGGTGTTCCTAATTATTACGCATCCACTTATTTTGACGGGTACGATTTCGCAAGTGTTTTAGTAAAGACAAGGGAAGGAAGACCAATCAAAATTGAACCGAATCCAATGGCAAACGGTTTGGGTAAAACCAATGCAAGAGCACAGGCTTCAGTTCTTTCGCTTTATGATAACGATAAAGTAAAACAGCCAAAACTAAACGGGAAAGACGAAACTTTCGACAAAGTTGATGATTTCGTTTTAAAAGGTTTAACAGATGCTCAAGCAGGGGGAAAAAGAATCGTGCTTTTATCGCATTCTTTTGCATCGCCTACTTTCAAAAAATTATTTGCTGATTTCAAGGCAAAATATCCTACCGCAGAATTGGTAACGTACGACGCGGTTCCTTATTCAGCAGCTTTGGATGCAGCACAGGAAGTTTTCGGTCAAAGAGCTTTGCCCGTTTACGATTTATCTAAAACGCAGTTGGTGGTTTCTTTCCAAGCAGATTTCTTGGGAGAATTCAACGGCGGAACTTTAGAAACATCTTACGCAGCTGCAAGAAAGCCAGGCCCAGATATGTTGAGACACATTCAGATTGAATCAAATTTGTCTTTAACTGGAGCAAACGCAGATACAAGAATTAAGTTAAAGCCAAGTGCAGTAAATAAAGTTTTAGTTGAAGTTTATAACGGTTTAAACGGTGGAGCAACAAGCAAAGAAGCCGCAGAAATTGTAAAAGAACTTCAGGCTAAAGGAAGCAATGCTGTTGTTTTTGCAGACGGTTCAAAAGGAGCGCACGTTTTGGCTCATTTGATCAACCAAAAATTAGGTTCAACAGCTTTCACAGGAAAAGCAAACTTCTTAAAAGAATTTGACGGAGCGAGATATCAGGAATTTCTTTCTTGGATGAACGCTGGTCAAGTTGGCGTGTTGATTTCAAACAATGTAAACCCAATTTATTCTAACAACAAAGGAGAAGATTTCAAAAAATTATTGGCAAAAGTTCCAACAATTGTTGCGATTGCCGATAAGAAAAATGAAATGTACAAAGCTGCAAAAGCTGTAATTCCTGTAGCAAACTGGTTGGAATCTTGGGGAGATATGGCACCACAAACTGGTGTTTATACTTTAATGCAGCCGACTATTCAAAAAATTTACAAATCAAGACAAATTGAAGATTCTTTATTGGTTTGGATGAATGGAAAAGGAAATCCTGCAAACAATTATTACGATTACTTAAAAGCAAATGCTGCTACCTTAATAGGTGAAACTACCTTCAACAAAGCGCTTTATAATGGTGTTCTTGAAGGAGGAAATACCGCAACACTTTCTTACACAGGTGGAAATGCTGCTCAAGCTGCAACCGAGTTAGGAAATTTAAAAGCATCTGAATTGGAATTGGTTCTTTATACCAAAACTTCAATGGGAGATGGAACTCAGGCAAACAACCCTTGGTTGCAGGAATTACCGGATCCGATTACCAGAATGACTTGGGATAATTATTTGACCATGTCACCAAAAGATGCAAAACAACTTGGAATCAAAAATAATCTGAATGCAAGAATGCAGTTGGATGGTTCTAAAGTAAACCTTACAGTAAACGGAGTAACCATTAAAGATGTTCCTGTTTTTGTTCAGCCTGGACAAGCGGAAGGTTCTTTAGGACTTGCTCTGGGTTACGGTAAGAAAGATTCAGGAAAAGTTGCAGAAACTGGAGTGAACGCGTTCCCGTTATTTGATGGTTCAAACACGGTTCTTTCAAATGTAAAAATTGAAAAAACAGGTGATGACCATGAGTTTGCAGGAATTCAGTTGCAAAATACTTTGATGGGACGTTACGAAATCGCGAGAGAAGTTCCTTTGGATGATTTCTTACACGTAAAATTCGATGACGAAAAATTAGGCTGGAACAAACCTTTGGAATACCACACCATTGGCGGAGCTCTTCCTGCAGGAAAAATTGACCTTTGGGATGCTTTCGATGATACCGATGGTCCTCACTTCAACCTTTCAGTAGATTTGAATTCATGTACAGGTTGTGGAGCTTGTGTAATCGCTTGTCAAGCTGAAAACAATGTTCCTGTTGTTGGAAAAGAAGAGGTGAGAATGTCGCGTGATATGTATTGGTTGAGAATTGACCGTTACTACACAACGATTATGCCTGAAAATCTTGACAAGAACAAGGACGGAAAATTATCACAGGCAGAAGCTGTTGACGGAGGTTTAGACGTTCCAGGAATGTACGGTCATTTCCTTGACAAAGACAGCGGTATCTTGAACCACCCTGCAGACAATCCAGATGTGATTTTCCAACCGGTGATGTGTCAACATTGTAACCATGCACCGTGTGAAACAGTTTGTCCGGTTGCGGCAACTTCTCACGGTAAACAAGGTCAAAACCAAATGGCTTACAACCGATGTATTGGTACAAGATATTGTGCGAACAACTGTCCATATAAAGTAAGAAGATTCAACTGGTTTACTTACAATCTTAATGATAAATTCGACTTTAATCAAAATAATGATTTAGGAAGAATGGTTCTTAATCCAGATGTGGTAGTAAGAACAAGAGGGGTGATGGAAAAATGTTCAATGTGTATCCAAATGACACAGAACGTTATTCTTGAAGCGAAAAAAGATGGAAGAACCGTAAAAGACGGCGAATTCTCAACAGCTTGCGTAAACGCTTGTGCAACTGGTGCAATGACTTTCGGTGACATTAATGACAAGTCATCAAAAGTGCGAGAACTTTACGGAAGCAACAGAAGATATACTTTACTTGAGGAAATCGGTACGAAACCAAACGTTTTCTACCACACTAAAGTAAGAAACAGAAAAGAACAAAATGTTTAA
- a CDS encoding sensor histidine kinase, giving the protein MNNKFIPFISVLMTISLIVFVVLQFYWIKELYTALNQEFSNKVYSAMESSTQKVAQLEVDKYLNQEYKNFGKNVVAGNGTQPTQTYIQQNTDSANRSTITFQKSIVESQNIPISRRGDSLKLTKLYTDEGILKIKKENTSEPLTAQLSKDINNNTYALREFAKLSASSLPIEKRVDEKTLDSVLTQELKLNGLNTKFGFAVMNNKNELTKITSKIFNEKKNKDSYTYPLFTDSKDRTLYTLALVFPDDDYYLAKNNLPMLLGTIMSLLTILGIYIISINYMMRQKKIAEVKTDFINNMSHEFKTPLATISVATDSLANDKIATNPEKVKYYSGLIKQENLRMKKQVENVLNMSKLERNEVKLFLKETDVRSLIKEITESFGLIVAQRNGTLTQEFNTQKYVFKIDEFHFSNALVNLLDNANKYSPENPEITVRTRNEGNWYVIEISDKGMGMDIENRNKIFEKFFREETGNIHNVKGQGLGLSYVKKIIELHKGQISVESAKGKGSTFVVKLPMG; this is encoded by the coding sequence ATGAATAATAAGTTTATTCCGTTTATTTCTGTGCTGATGACGATTTCACTTATTGTGTTCGTTGTATTGCAGTTTTATTGGATAAAGGAATTGTATACCGCGCTTAACCAGGAATTTTCTAATAAAGTGTATTCCGCTATGGAATCTTCCACCCAAAAAGTGGCGCAACTGGAAGTTGATAAATATTTGAATCAGGAATACAAAAATTTTGGTAAAAACGTAGTTGCAGGAAACGGAACCCAGCCAACGCAAACCTATATTCAGCAGAATACGGATTCGGCAAACCGTTCTACGATTACTTTTCAGAAAAGTATTGTGGAAAGTCAAAACATTCCGATTTCAAGAAGAGGCGACAGTTTGAAGTTGACCAAACTCTATACTGATGAAGGAATTTTAAAAATCAAAAAAGAAAATACTTCCGAACCTTTGACGGCGCAACTGAGCAAAGACATCAACAACAATACTTATGCGTTGAGGGAATTTGCAAAGCTGAGCGCGTCCAGTTTGCCGATTGAAAAAAGGGTGGACGAAAAAACATTGGATTCGGTTTTAACCCAAGAATTGAAATTAAATGGTTTAAATACGAAATTCGGTTTCGCGGTAATGAACAATAAAAATGAACTCACTAAAATTACCAGTAAGATTTTCAATGAGAAAAAAAATAAAGATAGTTACACGTATCCACTTTTTACCGATAGTAAAGACAGAACACTTTATACGCTTGCTTTAGTTTTTCCGGATGATGATTATTATTTGGCGAAGAACAATTTGCCAATGTTGTTGGGAACCATTATGTCGCTTCTTACGATTTTAGGGATTTACATCATCTCCATCAATTACATGATGCGACAGAAAAAAATTGCTGAGGTGAAAACAGACTTCATCAATAATATGTCGCATGAGTTCAAAACGCCTTTAGCAACGATTTCTGTGGCGACGGATTCTTTGGCGAACGACAAAATCGCGACCAATCCCGAAAAGGTAAAATATTATTCAGGACTCATTAAACAGGAAAACTTGCGCATGAAAAAGCAGGTGGAAAACGTCCTGAACATGTCCAAATTAGAACGAAATGAGGTGAAACTTTTCTTGAAGGAAACCGATGTTCGTTCTTTAATCAAAGAAATCACGGAATCTTTCGGATTGATTGTCGCTCAAAGAAACGGAACTTTAACGCAAGAATTCAACACGCAGAAATATGTTTTTAAAATTGATGAATTTCACTTTTCAAATGCGTTGGTGAACTTGCTCGATAATGCGAATAAGTATTCCCCTGAAAATCCCGAAATCACTGTTAGAACAAGAAACGAAGGTAATTGGTACGTGATAGAAATTTCCGACAAAGGAATGGGAATGGACATTGAGAATAGAAACAAAATCTTTGAAAAATTCTTCCGCGAGGAAACGGGAAATATTCATAATGTAAAAGGACAAGGACTTGGTTTGTCTTATGTGAAGAAAATCATCGAGCTCCATAAAGGTCAGATTTCAGTGGAATCCGCGAAAGGGAAGGGAAGTACGTTTGTGGTGAAACTTCCGATGGGTTGA
- a CDS encoding response regulator transcription factor, with amino-acid sequence MSNRILLVEDDQSFGAVLKDYLTINNFEVTLATDGEQGLKEFTENEFDICIFDVMMPKKDGFSLAEDVKRIDKNTPIIFLTARNMREDILKGYQIGADDYITKPFDTELLLYKIKAILQRSTVVEDDEQEQFKISNIFFDSMLRQLRVGDNEYKLSPKENELLKLLCMHRNDFMPRDLALRKIWKKENYFTARSMDVYIAKLRKLLKEDDGLEIINVHGEGFRLLVKN; translated from the coding sequence ATGAGCAACAGAATCTTATTAGTAGAAGACGACCAAAGTTTTGGTGCGGTTTTGAAAGATTATTTAACGATAAATAATTTTGAAGTTACCCTCGCTACAGACGGCGAACAAGGGTTGAAAGAATTTACGGAAAACGAATTCGATATTTGTATTTTCGATGTGATGATGCCTAAAAAAGACGGATTTTCTTTGGCGGAAGACGTGAAAAGAATTGATAAAAACACCCCGATTATTTTCCTCACCGCAAGAAATATGCGTGAAGATATCTTGAAAGGTTACCAAATCGGAGCCGATGATTATATTACGAAACCTTTTGACACAGAGCTTTTGCTGTATAAAATCAAGGCGATTCTTCAAAGAAGTACAGTGGTTGAAGATGACGAACAGGAACAGTTCAAAATCAGCAACATTTTCTTTGACTCGATGTTGAGACAGTTGAGAGTAGGAGATAACGAGTACAAACTTTCACCAAAGGAAAACGAATTGTTGAAACTTCTGTGCATGCACAGAAATGATTTCATGCCGAGAGATTTGGCACTGAGAAAAATTTGGAAAAAGGAAAATTACTTTACCGCACGAAGTATGGATGTTTACATCGCGAAGCTCCGTAAACTGTTGAAGGAAGATGACGGTTTGGAAATCATCAACGTTCATGGTGAAGGTTTCAGACTGTTGGTGAAGAATTAG
- a CDS encoding S9 family peptidase codes for MNAPKAKKIEKILEIHGDQRIDNYFWMNERENPEVTQYLEEENAYCDFVMKDTENFQQELFDEMKSRYKEDDQSLPYFFNEYWYIVRFEIGKEYPIFSRKFQTLEQEEEILLDVNILAEGQKFFEVGSVAVSPNNKLMTFSTDNMGRRIYNIQFKNLETGEILQDQIANTTGKAVWANDNEHIFYIRKDKNLRAFQVFMHQLGTDSSQDVLVFHEEDDTFDVNIFKSKSLEYIFISSSSTISDEQRFIPADDVLAEWKIVQPRMDDLEYSVEHFEDEFYIITNADLATNFKIVKTKVATPEMKNWEDVIPHRKDVLLEGFEIFRNYLVLEERKEGLLQIKIIDNQTNTSHYLPFSDPTYTAYIGLNLEFDTEKLRYGYTSLTKPNSTFEYNMKEKTTELLKQQEVLGGKFLPENYVSERIWAPSRDGKSKVPISLVYHKDTKKSAETPLLLYGYGSYGHTVDASFSNVRLSILDRGFIYGIAHIRGGEYLGREWYEDGKMLKKKNTFFDFIDAAKFLVEENYTSSKHLYAMGGSAGGLLVGAVINYEPNLFNGVVAQVPFVDVVTTMLDEEIPLTTGEFDEWGNPKKKKYYEYVKSYSPYDNVEAKNYPNILITTGLHDSQVQYWEPAKWTAKLRELKTDQNILVFKTDMSSGHGGASGRFESLKEDALEYAFLMKLENKL; via the coding sequence ATGAACGCTCCCAAAGCAAAAAAAATAGAAAAAATTCTAGAAATCCACGGTGATCAGCGCATCGACAATTATTTTTGGATGAATGAAAGAGAAAATCCCGAAGTCACCCAATATTTGGAAGAGGAGAATGCGTACTGTGATTTCGTGATGAAGGATACCGAAAATTTTCAGCAGGAACTTTTCGATGAAATGAAGTCCAGATATAAAGAAGACGACCAATCTTTGCCCTATTTTTTCAATGAATATTGGTACATCGTTCGTTTTGAAATTGGGAAAGAATATCCCATTTTCAGCAGAAAATTTCAGACTTTAGAACAGGAGGAAGAAATTTTGTTGGATGTAAACATTTTAGCGGAAGGACAAAAATTCTTTGAAGTAGGAAGTGTCGCAGTTTCTCCCAACAATAAACTGATGACTTTTTCCACGGATAATATGGGAAGGAGAATCTATAACATTCAGTTCAAAAATTTAGAAACGGGCGAAATTCTTCAGGACCAAATCGCAAACACAACGGGAAAAGCAGTTTGGGCGAATGATAACGAACATATTTTCTACATCAGGAAAGATAAAAATCTGCGCGCTTTTCAAGTTTTTATGCATCAACTCGGGACGGATTCTTCGCAAGATGTTTTGGTTTTTCATGAAGAAGATGACACTTTTGATGTGAATATTTTTAAATCGAAGTCGCTTGAATATATTTTTATTTCGAGTTCGAGCACGATTTCCGACGAACAGAGATTTATTCCAGCAGACGATGTTTTGGCAGAATGGAAAATCGTGCAGCCAAGAATGGATGATTTGGAATATTCGGTGGAACATTTTGAGGACGAATTCTACATCATTACCAATGCAGATCTAGCAACCAACTTCAAAATCGTGAAAACCAAAGTCGCAACTCCCGAAATGAAAAATTGGGAAGATGTGATTCCGCACCGAAAAGATGTTTTGTTGGAAGGGTTTGAAATTTTTAGAAATTATTTGGTGCTTGAGGAAAGAAAAGAAGGGCTTTTACAAATCAAAATTATTGATAATCAAACAAATACTTCCCATTATCTTCCGTTTTCAGACCCAACTTATACCGCATATATCGGTTTGAATTTAGAGTTCGACACCGAAAAATTGCGTTACGGTTACACTTCCTTGACAAAACCCAATTCAACTTTCGAATATAATATGAAGGAAAAAACCACTGAACTCTTGAAACAACAAGAAGTTTTAGGCGGAAAATTCCTTCCCGAAAATTATGTTTCCGAAAGAATTTGGGCGCCATCAAGAGATGGAAAATCAAAAGTTCCGATTTCTTTGGTTTATCACAAAGACACCAAAAAATCTGCTGAAACTCCGCTTCTACTTTACGGCTACGGAAGTTACGGGCATACAGTGGATGCAAGTTTTTCCAATGTTCGGTTGTCGATTTTGGACAGAGGTTTTATTTACGGAATTGCACATATTCGCGGCGGGGAATATTTGGGAAGAGAATGGTATGAAGACGGAAAAATGCTGAAAAAGAAAAACACTTTTTTTGATTTCATCGATGCTGCGAAATTTTTGGTGGAAGAAAATTACACTTCGTCGAAACATCTTTACGCAATGGGTGGTTCTGCAGGTGGACTTTTGGTTGGAGCCGTCATTAATTATGAACCCAATCTTTTTAACGGAGTTGTAGCGCAAGTTCCTTTTGTGGATGTGGTGACAACGATGTTGGATGAAGAAATTCCGTTAACTACAGGAGAATTCGACGAGTGGGGAAATCCGAAAAAGAAAAAATATTACGAGTACGTGAAATCGTATTCGCCGTATGACAATGTAGAAGCGAAAAACTATCCCAATATTTTGATTACCACAGGATTGCACGATTCACAGGTTCAATATTGGGAACCCGCCAAATGGACGGCGAAACTTCGGGAGTTGAAAACCGATCAAAATATTTTAGTTTTCAAAACCGATATGAGTTCAGGACACGGTGGAGCAAGTGGAAGATTTGAGTCGCTGAAAGAAGATGCGTTGGAATATGCGTTTTTGATGAAATTGGAAAACAAATTATAA